In uncultured Draconibacterium sp., one genomic interval encodes:
- a CDS encoding cellulase family glycosylhydrolase, giving the protein MQRRNFIKTTGLVTAGVSMAGTLSACQQQITNALPHWRGFNLLDYFSPSRGSNSNGSTEEDFKWMSDWGFNFVRIPMAYPRYIKYDTSNDITPDDVLNFDQKEVDNIQKLVDKANKHGLHVSLNLHRAPGFCVNAGFNEPYNLWQDEKAQEAFYAHWGMWAKRFASYSSKQISFDLVNEPCTREDMNDQFSKRGPIPGELYRKVAKTALETIRSHNPTHLVIADGNNVGADVIPELFDLEIGQSCRGYYPHYVSHYRAPWVWENPEDAPTPVWPGEIDGQNFSRETIKEFYKPWIDAVKNGVGVHCGECGCWRETPHDVFLSWFGDVISVLAENKIGFALWNFRGDFGLLDSGRKDIEYEDWHGHKLDRKLLELLQKY; this is encoded by the coding sequence ATGCAACGACGAAATTTTATAAAAACTACCGGGTTGGTAACTGCGGGAGTTAGTATGGCGGGCACTTTGTCAGCTTGCCAACAACAAATTACAAATGCTTTACCACATTGGCGAGGATTTAACCTGCTGGATTATTTTTCGCCCTCTAGGGGCAGTAACTCCAACGGCTCAACCGAAGAGGATTTTAAGTGGATGTCCGACTGGGGATTTAACTTTGTCCGTATCCCGATGGCCTATCCGCGCTACATTAAATACGACACATCGAATGATATTACGCCAGATGATGTTTTAAACTTTGATCAGAAAGAAGTAGACAACATTCAAAAGCTGGTTGATAAAGCTAATAAACACGGACTGCATGTCAGTTTGAATCTACACCGCGCACCGGGATTTTGCGTGAATGCAGGATTTAACGAACCTTACAACTTGTGGCAGGACGAAAAGGCGCAGGAAGCCTTTTACGCGCACTGGGGAATGTGGGCGAAACGGTTTGCTTCGTATTCCAGTAAGCAGATCAGTTTCGATTTGGTGAACGAACCTTGTACCCGCGAGGATATGAACGACCAGTTTTCGAAGCGTGGGCCGATTCCCGGGGAATTGTACCGCAAAGTGGCCAAAACAGCTTTGGAAACTATTCGTAGCCATAATCCAACCCATTTGGTGATAGCTGATGGAAACAATGTGGGGGCCGATGTAATTCCTGAGCTATTTGATTTGGAAATCGGTCAGAGTTGCCGGGGATATTATCCGCATTATGTGTCGCATTACCGTGCACCGTGGGTGTGGGAAAATCCCGAAGATGCACCAACTCCCGTATGGCCCGGCGAAATAGACGGGCAGAATTTTAGCCGCGAAACCATTAAAGAATTTTATAAACCGTGGATCGACGCGGTAAAAAATGGGGTAGGTGTACATTGTGGTGAATGCGGCTGCTGGCGCGAAACACCACACGATGTTTTTCTGAGTTGGTTCGGGGATGTGATTAGCGTTTTGGCGGAAAACAAAATAGGATTTGCCCTCTGGAACTTCAGGGGTGATTTTGGATTGCTTGATTCGGGGCGAAAAGACATTGAGTACGAAGACTGGCATGGTCATAAACTTGACCGGAAGTTGTTGGAGTTATTGCAGAAGTATTAA
- a CDS encoding glycoside hydrolase family 140 protein, producing MVKTIIIIAFSFFTVVSNLNAQRLMVSQNGRYLVTEKGDPFFWLGDTAWELLHRCDREEINMYLEKRASQGFNVVQTVVLAELDGLNTPNPYGNTPLKDNDPRTPNDLYFEHVDYAIEKASELNMYIALLPTWGDKINTNSWGVGPEVFNADNARSYGEYLGARYADCDNVIWIIGGDRNPRKNSQDVKIWNAMAEGISTAAGGYENTLMSYHPQPKEGGGSSTWFHNEKWLDFNMHQTGHCANQGTYNHITHDYNLRPIKPVLDGEPLYEDHPNCFNAKELGYSIPEDIRRIMYWNVFAGAFGQTYGCHDVWQMYKLDKTPVNHPLRPWPEALDLPMANQMKHLKNLMLSRPVLTRIPDQSMVIDSQPEDNNYVIATRDNNGTYAMIYFPTGKTTILDFSALKGTTFTTWWFDPRTGNAFNGPSLNKSVKTKIEPPTFGKGQDWVLVVDNSQENYEPPGKTGYNKK from the coding sequence ATGGTAAAGACTATCATCATTATCGCCTTTTCGTTTTTTACAGTTGTTTCTAATTTAAATGCCCAGCGATTAATGGTTAGCCAAAATGGTCGTTATTTGGTAACCGAAAAAGGAGATCCTTTCTTTTGGTTAGGTGACACTGCATGGGAGTTATTGCACAGATGCGACCGCGAGGAGATAAATATGTATTTGGAAAAAAGAGCATCTCAGGGATTTAATGTTGTGCAAACAGTTGTTCTCGCTGAGTTGGATGGACTCAACACCCCAAACCCCTATGGAAACACTCCTCTAAAAGACAACGACCCCCGTACTCCAAATGATCTCTATTTTGAACATGTTGACTATGCCATCGAAAAAGCTTCTGAACTGAATATGTATATTGCATTACTACCAACCTGGGGTGATAAAATCAATACAAACAGCTGGGGAGTAGGGCCAGAGGTGTTTAATGCAGATAATGCCAGATCGTATGGTGAATATCTTGGGGCCCGATATGCGGATTGCGACAATGTAATTTGGATTATTGGTGGGGACCGAAATCCCCGTAAAAATTCACAGGATGTAAAAATATGGAATGCGATGGCTGAAGGAATTTCCACTGCGGCAGGCGGATACGAAAATACCTTGATGAGCTATCATCCGCAGCCAAAAGAAGGCGGGGGTTCTTCTACCTGGTTTCATAATGAGAAATGGCTCGACTTTAACATGCATCAAACAGGACATTGCGCCAATCAGGGGACATACAATCACATTACACACGACTACAATCTACGGCCTATAAAACCGGTATTAGATGGTGAACCGCTTTACGAAGATCATCCCAATTGTTTTAATGCAAAAGAATTAGGCTACAGTATACCTGAAGACATCAGGCGAATAATGTATTGGAATGTATTTGCAGGTGCGTTTGGTCAAACATACGGATGTCATGATGTCTGGCAAATGTATAAATTGGATAAAACTCCGGTAAACCACCCCTTGCGGCCCTGGCCCGAAGCGCTTGATTTACCAATGGCCAACCAAATGAAACATTTAAAAAATTTAATGCTTTCCCGGCCTGTCTTAACCCGGATACCTGATCAATCTATGGTTATAGATTCACAGCCTGAGGATAACAATTATGTTATTGCCACGCGAGATAACAATGGTACATATGCAATGATTTATTTTCCAACCGGAAAAACAACAATTCTCGATTTCTCAGCGCTAAAAGGGACAACTTTTACCACTTGGTGGTTCGATCCCCGCACGGGAAATGCTTTCAATGGACCATCATTGAATAAATCAGTTAAAACCAAAATAGAACCACCAACCTTCGGTAAAGGGCAGGATTGGGTGTTGGTTGTGGATAATTCACAAGAGAATTATGAACCCCCCGGGAAAACGGGTTATAACAAAAAATGA
- a CDS encoding PIG-L deacetylase family protein, whose amino-acid sequence MKIAIIFILSFFFAFTTQAQHSKVNVVVIGAHPDDADVDVGGTAYQFAQMGHNVLFVSLTNGDAGHFSKGGGALAKIRMKEAEEAGKRIGVTYKVLDNHDAELMPTLKLRHDIIRIIRNWNADVVITHRPYDYHPDHRNTAIAVQDAAFLVTVPNVAPDVPALKVNPVFLYSHDNFKKPNPFQPDIAVDISGVYDKKVYGMAAHESQFFEWLPWLNGQLKDVPDNVQDRLEWLGKMRLNTPSPAMRKSLEKWYNSETAEKASAVEAFEICEFGRHPSDDDIRMLFPMLGK is encoded by the coding sequence ATGAAAATTGCAATTATCTTCATTTTAAGCTTCTTTTTTGCTTTTACCACCCAGGCTCAGCATTCAAAAGTTAATGTAGTAGTAATTGGCGCCCACCCCGACGATGCTGACGTGGATGTTGGAGGCACAGCTTATCAGTTTGCACAAATGGGGCACAATGTATTGTTTGTTTCGCTAACGAATGGCGATGCCGGACATTTTAGTAAAGGCGGCGGTGCATTAGCTAAAATACGGATGAAAGAAGCCGAAGAAGCCGGGAAACGAATTGGCGTAACATACAAGGTACTCGATAACCACGACGCCGAGTTGATGCCAACACTTAAATTGAGGCACGATATTATCCGGATCATCCGAAACTGGAATGCCGATGTGGTAATTACACACCGACCGTATGATTACCATCCCGACCACAGAAATACGGCCATTGCCGTTCAGGATGCGGCCTTTCTGGTAACCGTACCCAATGTGGCTCCCGACGTTCCGGCACTAAAAGTAAACCCGGTATTTTTGTATTCCCACGATAATTTCAAAAAGCCCAATCCTTTTCAACCCGATATTGCCGTAGATATTTCGGGCGTATACGATAAAAAGGTTTATGGAATGGCAGCACACGAGTCGCAATTTTTCGAGTGGCTTCCGTGGCTAAACGGACAACTTAAAGATGTTCCTGATAACGTGCAGGACCGCCTGGAATGGCTGGGAAAAATGCGTTTAAATACGCCCTCTCCTGCCATGCGTAAATCGCTGGAAAAATGGTACAATAGCGAAACGGCTGAAAAAGCATCGGCAGTGGAAGCCTTTGAAATCTGTGAATTCGGCCGGCATCCTTCTGATGACGACATACGAATGTTATTTCCGATGCTCGGGAAATGA
- a CDS encoding nuclear transport factor 2 family protein codes for MKKFIQTMAMLAGIAIILFTQACSDDDSNDVSLEQERLEVGRALLEMQASDVADLIPYYTDDVEYHDPIVDINGIQDMTAFLNQLIIGASPNLVTIVEDEILMNDSYSATWVMSGSFNGVPYQAKGISIFNFMPNSSQVYYQRDYYTEGDIMATTPGLDEAIMGFRTYYKCAVDPTFDCPLPPPEPVSMVKSQMSSQDEINNDQVVVGRQLVELNAENWMNVLPYLESNYEYHDPIVDIYGPDTMAMFLGRLFAGSSDLYTVIEEETIADDIYMATWTMSGEFNGAAFSAPGMSIVKFVEGTTQTYYSRDYYTEGDVMLGVPGLDQAVTGFRDYYRSVVDPNYVSP; via the coding sequence ATGAAAAAATTTATCCAAACAATGGCAATGCTAGCCGGTATTGCAATTATTCTGTTTACCCAGGCCTGTTCCGACGACGATTCAAACGACGTTTCGCTTGAGCAGGAACGACTGGAAGTTGGGCGGGCTTTGCTCGAAATGCAGGCATCTGACGTAGCTGATTTGATTCCTTACTACACCGATGATGTAGAGTACCACGATCCGATTGTAGACATTAACGGAATTCAGGATATGACTGCATTTCTGAATCAGCTCATTATTGGTGCTTCGCCAAATCTCGTCACAATTGTTGAGGATGAAATCCTAATGAATGATTCCTATTCTGCAACCTGGGTTATGTCTGGCTCTTTCAATGGTGTTCCTTACCAGGCCAAAGGCATCTCTATTTTTAATTTCATGCCCAATTCGTCGCAGGTTTATTATCAGCGGGATTATTATACCGAGGGCGATATAATGGCTACCACCCCCGGTTTAGATGAGGCGATAATGGGATTCAGAACGTATTACAAGTGTGCTGTTGATCCAACTTTCGACTGTCCGCTTCCACCTCCGGAGCCTGTAAGCATGGTGAAAAGCCAGATGAGCTCGCAGGATGAGATAAACAATGATCAGGTTGTTGTGGGGCGTCAATTGGTAGAACTTAATGCCGAAAACTGGATGAATGTGCTTCCTTACCTGGAGAGCAACTATGAGTATCACGATCCCATAGTAGATATTTACGGCCCCGACACAATGGCTATGTTCCTGGGGCGTTTGTTTGCCGGATCGTCAGACTTGTACACCGTGATAGAGGAGGAAACCATTGCTGACGATATTTATATGGCAACCTGGACCATGTCGGGCGAATTTAACGGCGCTGCCTTTAGTGCTCCGGGGATGTCGATTGTGAAGTTTGTTGAGGGAACAACACAAACCTATTACTCCCGCGATTATTACACCGAGGGGGATGTTATGCTTGGTGTACCCGGACTTGACCAGGCGGTAACAGGTTTTCGCGACTATTATCGTAGTGTGGTAGATCCAAATTATGTTAGTCCATAG
- a CDS encoding cold shock domain-containing protein, whose product MIEGTVKFFNNDKGYGFITANETGEDIFVHHTGLIDEITENDKVKYNKEMGKKGENAVNVELV is encoded by the coding sequence ATGATTGAAGGAACAGTAAAGTTTTTTAACAACGACAAAGGTTATGGTTTTATCACAGCAAACGAAACAGGTGAAGATATTTTTGTTCACCATACCGGTTTGATTGATGAAATTACCGAGAACGACAAGGTAAAGTATAACAAAGAAATGGGCAAAAAAGGCGAAAACGCCGTGAATGTTGAGCTTGTTTAA
- a CDS encoding DEAD/DEAH box helicase has protein sequence MNNNRYKNNTKRRTGSNRSPRKNAVSTINPDLLVKQAVSVETAPFVPEQTFDEMPLSETLKSSIRLKGYIEPTEIQQKSINELIAGRNIIGIAATGTGKTGAFLIPVIEKMLADNTTTCLVVVPTRELAQQVEDEFKSLTRGHKLFSACFIGGTSVNTDMGKARRKQNLIVGTPGRLNDLSSRGALRLGNTPILVLDEFDRMLDMGFINDIKKIIALMKNRKQTMLFSATYEKAQQKLIRDFVQNPVRINVNNLNNAADTVEQDIIRVGNNENKLQVLYNLLSGEGFEKVILFAETKRNVDKISTQLRKLGIHSDVIHGNKSQNYRTKAIRLFKSGKTRVLVATDVAARGIDVDGVTHVINYQLPQTMDSYIHRIGRTGRAGKKGMAYTFVN, from the coding sequence ATGAATAATAACAGATATAAAAACAATACAAAAAGACGCACCGGCAGCAATCGCTCTCCACGAAAGAATGCGGTTTCTACTATCAATCCTGATTTACTGGTAAAACAGGCTGTAAGCGTTGAAACGGCACCTTTTGTGCCCGAACAAACTTTTGACGAAATGCCGCTTAGCGAAACGTTAAAGAGCAGTATCCGCTTGAAAGGCTATATCGAACCAACCGAAATTCAACAGAAATCGATTAACGAATTGATTGCTGGACGTAACATAATTGGCATTGCGGCTACCGGAACAGGTAAAACCGGGGCTTTTTTAATTCCGGTAATTGAAAAAATGTTGGCCGATAACACAACTACGTGTTTGGTGGTTGTTCCAACCCGGGAGCTTGCCCAGCAGGTTGAAGATGAATTTAAATCACTAACCAGGGGGCACAAACTGTTTTCGGCCTGTTTTATTGGCGGAACCAGCGTTAACACCGATATGGGCAAAGCGCGGAGAAAACAAAACCTGATTGTAGGTACTCCGGGCCGCTTAAATGATTTATCTTCGAGAGGTGCACTACGCCTTGGAAACACTCCGATATTGGTACTCGACGAATTCGACCGCATGCTTGATATGGGATTCATCAACGACATTAAGAAAATTATTGCGCTGATGAAGAACCGTAAACAAACCATGTTGTTCTCGGCCACCTACGAAAAAGCTCAACAAAAGCTTATTCGCGATTTCGTTCAGAACCCGGTTCGTATAAATGTAAACAACCTGAATAATGCCGCCGATACGGTTGAGCAGGATATTATCCGGGTTGGGAACAACGAAAATAAACTCCAGGTGCTTTATAACTTATTAAGTGGCGAAGGTTTTGAAAAGGTAATTCTGTTTGCCGAAACAAAACGTAATGTCGACAAAATAAGCACCCAGCTTCGCAAACTGGGCATCCATTCGGATGTAATACACGGGAATAAATCGCAAAACTACCGCACAAAAGCTATTCGACTGTTTAAGTCGGGTAAAACACGTGTGTTGGTAGCTACCGATGTGGCAGCCCGTGGCATCGATGTGGATGGCGTAACACATGTTATTAATTATCAGCTTCCGCAAACAATGGATAGTTATATCCATCGTATAGGAAGAACCGGCCGCGCCGGGAAAAAAGGAATGGCTTACACGTTTGTTAATTAG
- a CDS encoding Gfo/Idh/MocA family oxidoreductase yields MKQIKLLVFILSIFMTINITAQNTPVRVAVIGLTHAHVHGIFGSEKNGDIEIVGIVETNKDLAERFAKQHGYSMKMVFNTMEEMIEATHPEAVCAFGSIYEHLAVVEKAAPLGIHVMVEKPLAVSLEHAKKMEALSKKYNIHLLTNYETSWYPSNYEAYKLLEKDSIGAIKKVVIRDGHKGPKKIGVNKEFLDWLIDPVQNGGGAITDFGCYGINLMTWLMKGEKPLTVTAVTQQLQSENNPKVDDDATIILKYTNANAIIQASWNWPIGRKDMEIYGLKGVIYADNRNDLRIRISEGYDGYSEQSFKLEERKAPFNDPFSLFASVIKNEITLESFDLSSLENNMLVMEILDAAIKSARTKKTIEIKK; encoded by the coding sequence ATGAAACAAATAAAACTTTTGGTATTTATCCTGTCAATTTTTATGACCATAAATATTACCGCACAAAATACCCCTGTTCGAGTTGCTGTAATCGGACTTACCCATGCGCATGTTCATGGGATCTTTGGTAGTGAAAAAAATGGTGATATTGAGATCGTAGGAATAGTTGAAACAAATAAAGATTTGGCTGAACGATTTGCCAAACAACATGGATATTCGATGAAAATGGTATTCAATACCATGGAAGAAATGATTGAAGCTACCCATCCGGAAGCGGTTTGCGCATTTGGTTCTATCTATGAACATTTAGCGGTTGTTGAAAAAGCAGCTCCTTTAGGCATTCATGTAATGGTTGAAAAGCCTTTGGCGGTTAGCTTAGAGCACGCAAAAAAAATGGAAGCCCTATCTAAAAAATATAATATCCATTTACTTACTAATTACGAAACTTCATGGTATCCTTCCAATTATGAAGCCTACAAATTGCTTGAAAAAGATTCTATCGGAGCGATAAAAAAAGTGGTAATAAGAGACGGACACAAAGGACCAAAAAAAATAGGCGTTAACAAAGAATTTTTGGACTGGTTGATTGATCCTGTTCAAAACGGCGGAGGTGCAATTACTGATTTTGGCTGTTATGGCATCAACTTAATGACCTGGTTAATGAAAGGTGAAAAACCACTCACCGTTACAGCTGTAACTCAACAACTACAATCAGAAAATAATCCAAAGGTGGATGACGATGCAACTATAATTTTAAAGTATACAAACGCCAATGCAATTATACAAGCCTCATGGAATTGGCCAATTGGTAGAAAAGATATGGAAATTTATGGCCTAAAAGGTGTGATTTATGCTGATAATCGAAACGATCTGCGTATCCGTATTTCTGAAGGCTATGATGGTTATAGTGAACAATCTTTTAAACTGGAGGAAAGGAAAGCCCCATTTAATGATCCATTTTCTTTATTTGCATCAGTCATTAAAAATGAAATAACCCTTGAGTCCTTTGATTTATCCTCATTAGAAAACAATATGCTTGTGATGGAAATTTTGGATGCCGCCATCAAGAGTGCCAGGACTAAAAAAACTATTGAAATTAAAAAGTAA
- a CDS encoding metallophosphoesterase family protein encodes MKNKNILYSLIVAIISLQLFAFNLFAQDNLLSFNNNQFKIVQFTDCHFYNGGEKSPEVLENIKTIMEAEKPDLVILTGDIVTGDGDNWPTLASWELLTEVLIQYKTPYAVTFGNHDDEAQISRKELLKYLSKRPYCVISDEGGDKVKGTGNYVLPIYNQNESVEKLIYCLDSRSYSLAENKGVDGYAWFDQSQIRWFARTNQSWLAKNQNAQSLLFFHIPLPEYKQAFDNGEYRNGVRMEDECSPKINTGMFSEMVLQGNVLGSFVGHDHNNNYVAQLFQIALCYGYFSGGNTYGDLPLNGARIILLEENKRTFTTWLRRIDGKILYEVELPYSEKK; translated from the coding sequence ATGAAAAACAAGAACATTCTATATTCCCTGATAGTAGCTATTATTAGCTTACAACTTTTTGCATTTAATCTTTTCGCACAGGATAATTTATTAAGCTTCAATAATAATCAGTTTAAAATTGTGCAGTTTACTGATTGTCATTTCTACAATGGTGGGGAAAAGTCTCCGGAAGTACTTGAAAATATCAAAACCATAATGGAAGCAGAAAAACCTGATTTGGTTATTCTAACAGGTGATATTGTAACAGGGGATGGAGATAATTGGCCGACATTAGCAAGTTGGGAATTACTAACAGAAGTATTAATTCAATACAAAACTCCATATGCTGTCACTTTTGGAAATCATGATGATGAAGCACAAATATCAAGGAAGGAATTATTGAAATACCTTTCTAAACGTCCGTATTGTGTTATTTCTGATGAAGGAGGTGATAAAGTTAAAGGAACAGGAAACTATGTATTACCTATTTATAACCAAAACGAAAGTGTTGAAAAACTTATCTATTGCCTTGATTCCAGAAGCTATTCTTTAGCCGAAAATAAAGGGGTGGATGGCTATGCATGGTTTGATCAATCTCAGATCAGGTGGTTTGCACGAACGAATCAATCGTGGTTAGCGAAAAATCAAAACGCTCAATCTTTACTATTCTTTCATATTCCACTTCCCGAATATAAACAAGCGTTTGATAACGGAGAATATAGAAATGGAGTACGAATGGAAGACGAATGTTCGCCAAAAATTAACACTGGTATGTTCTCGGAAATGGTACTTCAGGGAAATGTTTTAGGTTCTTTTGTGGGGCATGACCACAATAATAACTACGTAGCGCAATTATTTCAAATTGCCTTATGCTATGGATACTTTTCTGGTGGTAATACCTATGGTGATCTTCCGCTTAACGGAGCCCGGATTATTCTTCTGGAAGAGAACAAAAGAACTTTTACTACCTGGCTAAGAAGAATAGATGGGAAGATACTGTATGAAGTAGAACTACCTTACTCAGAAAAGAAATAA
- a CDS encoding response regulator: protein MKRILVAEDNRLILETVAHSLSREGYDIIKAEDGKDCLTKLESNEVDLLITDLYMPNLNGLEVISKLNEEYKKFIPVMVLSAAGAEESVMKAFDLGADDYMVKPFSLIELNLRVKRLLSARK from the coding sequence ATGAAAAGAATTTTAGTAGCAGAAGACAACAGATTAATCCTGGAGACCGTTGCACATAGTTTATCCAGAGAAGGCTATGATATTATTAAAGCCGAGGATGGAAAAGACTGCTTAACAAAGCTCGAAAGCAATGAGGTGGATTTGCTTATTACCGATCTGTACATGCCAAATTTAAATGGGCTCGAAGTAATTTCGAAATTAAACGAGGAGTATAAAAAGTTTATTCCCGTTATGGTTCTTTCGGCAGCAGGAGCTGAAGAAAGTGTAATGAAAGCTTTTGATCTTGGGGCCGATGATTACATGGTAAAACCTTTTAGCCTGATTGAACTAAATTTACGGGTAAAAAGACTGTTGTCTGCGAGGAAATAG
- a CDS encoding glycosyltransferase, producing MGIVRTIIESLFLIYTIGIFSFYFWLAIVSARELIRNVREAKTTNFDALLSSPFAPKISLLAPAYNESLTIVDNIKALLGLYYQNFEIIVINDGSKDDSLAKTIAAFDLEKVPFAIDYQIQCQEILGVYKSRAKAYSNLTVVDKRNGGKADALNAGINIAKGDYFISIDVDSIIDPHALKKLIKPFLEANDKKVIAAGGVIQIANSCVIENGQLVEVNVPSKLIPRFQVIEYSRSFLMGRLAWSRLDGLLLISGALGLFDKEVVINCGGYYTKTVGEDMELVVRMRKYMANQGIKYKVVYISDPLCWTEAPSTLKVLGSQRNRWTRGTIDTIMLHLEIFMNPKFGFMGMVSHPYWVFFEWLAPIVEFLGISYFITIALLGLADWSFFYVMFGFIYFFAIMISTYAILFDHLSYNRYKKKRMIIKLLMTTWLEPFIYHPLIVYWGLRGNYDYFIKKKKSWGKMTRAGFDISKQKK from the coding sequence ATGGGAATTGTAAGAACAATAATAGAATCGCTGTTTCTGATTTATACCATTGGTATTTTCAGTTTTTATTTTTGGCTTGCCATTGTTTCAGCCAGAGAATTGATACGCAATGTTCGCGAGGCCAAAACAACCAACTTCGACGCACTTCTGTCTTCTCCTTTTGCTCCCAAAATTTCGCTTTTGGCACCGGCCTACAACGAATCGCTTACCATTGTCGACAACATAAAAGCGCTGCTTGGGCTGTATTACCAGAATTTTGAGATTATTGTTATTAACGATGGCAGCAAAGACGATTCGCTGGCGAAAACAATTGCTGCATTCGACCTCGAGAAAGTACCTTTTGCGATTGATTATCAGATACAGTGCCAGGAGATTCTTGGCGTGTATAAATCGCGGGCAAAGGCGTACTCCAACCTAACGGTGGTTGATAAACGCAACGGAGGAAAAGCCGATGCGCTAAATGCAGGTATAAACATTGCCAAAGGCGATTATTTTATTTCAATCGATGTGGATTCCATTATCGATCCGCACGCCCTGAAAAAGCTGATAAAACCCTTCCTCGAAGCAAACGATAAAAAAGTAATCGCCGCCGGTGGGGTAATTCAAATTGCCAATTCGTGTGTGATCGAAAACGGGCAGTTGGTGGAAGTTAATGTTCCCAGCAAACTTATTCCCCGTTTCCAGGTCATCGAATACAGCCGTTCGTTTCTGATGGGAAGGCTGGCCTGGAGCCGCCTCGATGGTTTATTGCTGATATCGGGGGCACTCGGTCTTTTTGACAAGGAAGTGGTTATTAACTGCGGAGGCTACTACACCAAAACCGTTGGCGAAGATATGGAGCTGGTGGTACGGATGCGGAAGTACATGGCCAACCAGGGGATAAAATACAAAGTGGTGTATATTTCCGACCCCTTGTGCTGGACCGAAGCACCTTCGACCCTAAAAGTACTCGGATCGCAGCGAAACCGGTGGACACGTGGCACAATCGATACCATAATGCTGCACCTCGAAATTTTTATGAATCCAAAGTTTGGTTTTATGGGTATGGTTTCGCACCCCTACTGGGTGTTTTTCGAATGGCTGGCCCCGATTGTTGAATTTTTAGGCATATCTTATTTTATTACAATAGCCTTGCTTGGGCTGGCCGACTGGTCGTTTTTTTACGTGATGTTTGGTTTTATATACTTTTTTGCGATTATGATTTCGACCTATGCCATCCTTTTCGACCATCTTTCGTACAACCGCTACAAGAAAAAACGAATGATAATAAAGTTGCTGATGACAACCTGGCTCGAGCCGTTTATCTACCATCCTTTAATTGTGTATTGGGGACTGCGGGGGAACTACGATTATTTCATTAAAAAGAAAAAATCGTGGGGAAAAATGACACGTGCCGGCTTTGACATTTCGAAACAAAAAAAATAG